TCCGGGCGGGTGACGACCCCGACCAGTTCGTGGCGACTGGCAACGATCGCCTGGAGCGCGATGACAGCAGGTTCCGGCGTACCGGCGAAGACGACTCTCACAAACCAAATCCGTTCGTCGGGTGCGGCGAGACCTTGAGTTGCGGCGGGCCGCTCAGGCCGGACCAGTCGGACTCGCGGATCGCCTTCATCGCCTGCTTGCGGGTCTCGCGGTCGAGCCGGTCGACGAACAGGACACCGTCCAGGTGGTCGGTCTCGTGCTGGATGCAGCGGGCGAGCAGGTCCGAACCCTCGATCACCACCGGGTCGCCGTACATGTTGAAACCCTTGGCGATCACCGACTGGGCGCGGCGGCAGTCAAAGGTCAGGCCGGGGATCGACAGGCAGCCCTCCGGGCCGAACTGCTCCTCGAGCGACAGCGTCAGCTCCGGGTTGATCAGGTGCCCGAGCTCGCCCTCGACGTGGTACGTGAACACGCGCAGGCCGACACCGATCTGCGGCGCGGCCAAGCCCGATCCGGGCGCGTCCTGCATGGTGTCGGTGAGGTCCGCGACCAGGCGGCGCAGCTCGGCGTCGAAGTCGACGACCGGGTCGGCCTTGGTGATCAGTACGGGGTCGCCGAACAGGCGGATGGGTTGGACCGACACAGACTCTCCACAGCACTCCACGGACCTGGACCGGGCAAGTCTACGGGGCCCATCAGGCGGATTCCCGACGGGAGGCCCCTCCCGTTTGTTGCCACAAGCACGTACTGTGGTCCCAGGCGTACCCTCAGTCACTGCCGTCACACGCCGCTCGGGAGACCCAATGCTCACAGCAGCACGGGGGGCAACTCTGATCGTCCTGGGTGCACTGCTCGCCCAGGCACCCCTCACCGCCCAGGCCTACGAACCCCGCGAACCTGCAGCACCACTACCTACTGCGACGCCCTCTACTGCGACGCCGCCGACCCTTCCTCCTGCGACGCCCACCCCCACCTCGTCACCCACGTCTGAGGGTGTCGCGAGGTCGTGGAGTGAGGTGGTGCAGCAGGTCACCGAGACGTCGCCTGGTGATGTGCCGCTCAGGTCGGCGGACACGTCCGCGCAGGCTGCCTCGATGCTCCGGTGCTTCAAGCTCGAGACCGAGAACTACTGCCTCGGCCTCGGCTTCGTCAGTCAGGTACCGACCGGCGCCCAGCGGCACGCCCTGATGGCCGACCCGAGCCTCCGCACCGCCGACGAGACCGGGCAGGTCAGCGCCGAGCAGGACATCGCCACCGGTGATCTGACGCCGGCCGGGTTCGTGTCCGAGCGCGCCGCGATGCCGAAGAGCCAGCGCGTCACCGCGGAACTCGACGAGATGCAAGCCGCCTGGAACGGCCGCGAGAAGGCCCGCGAACTCCGCGAACTCGCCGAATCCGAAACCCCACCACCCAACCCCGAGCCCACTCCGGAATCCACGCCGACCTCGACTCCGGTGCCGACAGTTGAGCCGACTCCGGTGCCGACCAGGACAGTTCCTACTGTGGGTACGTCCACGCCGGTGCCGTCGACTCCAGTCGCGCCGATTGCGGCGCCTGCTTCGGCGTACATCATGAAGGGGTTCCAGACCTCGCAGGAGAAGGGGTACTGGTGTGGTCCGGCGACGTTCCAGTCGATCGATTGGGCCGACGACAACCAGAAGGACACCCAGGCGTCCTGGGCGAAGGACCTCGGTTCGACCACATCCGGTACCGCGATCTCCGCGATGGTGAAGCAGACGAACGTGAAGACCGCCTGGCCCAAGTCCGCCGGCACGTACATCGTGCAGAACGTCTCGAACTGGAACGCGCAGACCTTCTTCACCGTCCACCAGAAGCACCTCGGCGTGTACAAGGCCCCCGTGATCGAGCACGTGCAACTGCTGAAGCGGTACTTCCCGTACCTCGCCTTCAACCACAGCGGGCACTACCAGGTCGGCCGCGGCTACGACAAGGCGAAGGGCACGATCGCGATCTTCGAGGTGTTCAACGAGCGCCGCTTCAACAGCCGCGGCAACGTCACCGACGGCCCGAAGAACATCCCCGCCAGCGCCCTGTTCAACGCCACGCTCGCCAACTCGTTCCAGAACATCGGACTGTGATGCGTCGTACGGTTGCCGTTAGCACCCTTCTGCTCCTGACCGTGGCGGGCTGCTCCTCCAACCCACCGGAGAGCAGCCCGTCACCGAGCCGCACGCCATCACCGAGCAGCACCCCGACACCAACCCCCACAACGCCAGGGCGACCGTCGGACACAGGTACGGCGCTGCCCGCGTGGGCGAACGTCCTGCGGCAACCGGTCGACGGGCAGCACCTCGTCACCCAGCAACGCAAGTACGTCGTGACGCGCGGCAGCGACGAAGCCGGTACGACGACCATCGCGGACCGCGCCAGCAAGAAGGTCGTCGTACGGCACGTACCAGCGAGCGGCTTCATCGCCCAGTCCCCCGTCGTCATCGACGACCACTGGGCGCTGGTCGAGGACATCCGCTCCGACGGCCCCGACCCGCAGATCAAGATCCTCCGCTACGACCTCACGACGGGCAAGGCCACGCCTCCGACCGCACTGCCGCCCGTCTCCGAGCCGGAGATCGGCGCGTACGACGGCACGTTCGCCTACAGCTCCACCGACGCGAGGAACCGCTCCTGCCTGATCGTCGCCGACCTCGCGACGCTCAAGTCCCGCACGGTCACCTGCGTCGCGGCCCCCGGCTACGTGGCCGATCCCGTGGTGTCCGCGGACACGGTGACGTTCAGCGAGATCATCGCGCCGGAGACCGCCCGCCGCTGCAAGCGGATCCTCACCGCTCCTCTGTCCGGAGGCGCCTCCCAGCCGGTGCCCGCAGCAACCAACTGCATCCAGTGGAGCGGCGCGACCCTGCGCGGCGCGACGGTCTGGTCAGAGGTCGGCGCCTCGGACCCGGACCAGTACCAGAGCAAAGCGTACGTCCGGGAGTCCGGCGACTCCCCCGCCCGCCCACTCGGCGCCGTCGTCACCGACACGATTCTTGCCTGCGGCAACTGGATCCTGTGGGAGACGAGGACGGTCGGCTCCGGCGGCGAGGAGACCTACCAGATCAATCGCTGGCGCTCCGGTCTCTCCACCCCACAACGGCTGTACGCCGCCAAACCCGGAGTGGCTCTGACTCCGATGACGTGTCAGGACAACACGGTGTTCGTCGAAGCGGCGTACCTCGCGAGCACCCCGACGTACACCGAAACCATCTCAGCCGCGCTCTAGTTCACCGAGTAGTGGCGAGCACTGCCGCGAGGCCTTCTTGCAGATCCTTGACGAAATACTCGGGGACCTCGAGCGCCGGGAAATGTCCGCCGATGTCGGGCGTCGTCCAGCGGACGATCTGCCGGTACCGCTCCTGTGCCCAGGGGCGCGGGCATTTCTCGACGTCGCGGGGATACATGGTGAGTGCTGACGGGACGTCGACCCGGAGTTCGGGATCCAGCGAGTTGTGGCTTTCGTAGTAGATGCGGGCCGCCGATGCGCCTGTTCGCGTCAGCCAATACAGGGTGACGTCGTCAAGAATCCGGTCTCTGGAGATCCTCTCGAACGGGCTGTCCTCGGTGTCCGACCACTCCGCGAACTTGTCGAGGATCCAGGCAAGCAGCCCGATCGGTGAGTCGACGAGCGAGTAGCCGATGGTCTGCGGCCGGGTCGCCTGCTGCTTCGCGTACGCCGCGCGCCGGCGCCAGAAATCGTGGGTGTCCTCGGTCCATTCGCGCTCGATCGCCGTCAGACCGTCCGTCGTCATCCCGGGCGGCGCCTCCGCGAACGTCGTGTGGATACCGAGAACGTGCGCCGGGAACCTGCCGCCGAGAACCGTGGTGATATTGCCGCCCCAGTCACCGCCGTGGGCCAGGAACTTGCTGTAGCCGAGCCGTCCCATCAGCTCCACCCAGGCGGCCGCGATCTTCTCGGTGCCCCACCCGGTGGTGGCCGGCTTGTCGCTGTAACCAAAGCCCGGCAGCGACGGAACCACGACGTGGAACGCCGGCGCGTCAGCGTCACTCGGATCTGCCAGCTCGTCCACTACGTCGATGAAACGAGCAATGCTGTCCGGCCAGCCGTGCGTCATGATCAGCGGAGTGGCATCGGCGCGCGCGGAGCGGCGGTGCAGGAAGTGGATTCCCAGATCGTCGATGGTCGTGCGGAACTGACCGATCCGGTCGAGGCGCTGTTCGAACGACCGCCAGTCGTACCCGGTGCGCCAGTAGTTCACGACCTCGACGAGGTCGTCGAGCGGAACGCCCTGTTCCCATCGGCGAGGGCCGGGCGGAGCGCCGTGGACCGTCTCGGCCTCCGGTAGTCGCGCCGAGGCCAACCGCGCGCGCAGATCGTCGAGGTCGGCGTCAGTCGCGTGGGCTTCGAATGTTTGTACGTCGCTGGTGTGCAGGGGCATGAGACCTCCCTGGCCATCGTCGTGGAACCGGCTAAGACGGTTCCAGCCTGCCATGCCATCAGGCCGGCGCGCAACCGGCTAAGGTGGTTCCATGCGTGATGGGTTCCCCGACTTTCGCCTCGGTGCCGTGCTGGCGACCAGCTTCACGGGGACTCTGTCGGAGCGTCACGGCAACTCGGTGGAGCGCATTCCGACGCCGCAACGGCTCGTCGATTGGCTGACGGTGAGCGGCCTCGCCGTGGAGTCCTGCACACCTGCCCAACTCGACCTCGCCCGGGAACTGAGGGAGTCGATTCACGCCGCCGCGACAGCGGCCGCGATCCAGGACGCTCTCCCTGCGGCTGCTGTGCAAGTCATCAATGACTGCAGTGCTCAGGGTCGGGCCGCAGCCGTCCTGACACCCGGGGGTCAGCGGCGATGGCAACTCGGCTCGGCTTCCAGCGTGGAGGACGCTCTCGGCGTGATCGCCGCCGACGCGATCAGCATCATCGCCGGCGAGCGCGACGGACGATTGGCTTTGTGTGCGTCGCCGACCTGCCAGGCCGCGTTCTTCGACACCAGCCAAAGCCGCAGCCGCAAATGGTGTGACATGAACACCTGCGGGAATCGTCAGAAGAAGGCGCGCTTCATCGCCAAATCAGCGCAACAACCAGCGCTCTAGCGGCGAGCGTGCCGGATCTTCAGGCGGCCGAAGCCCATCACACCGGTGATCCGGACCCGCGGGCCGTCGCCGGTGGACTCACGCGGCGGCTTGTACCGGGTGTCTTTCCACTCGGTGCGGACCGCGTCGAAGTCGACGACCGCGTCGCGCGGCAGCGTGATCTTGACGCCGCCGTGCATCACGTTCAGGTCGATGTCGACGTCACCGTGCTCGAACTGCGCCTGCGACAGATCCAGCCGCACCCGCCCGTGCATCGACTCGACCTTGAGGTACCGCGGCACCCGCCAGACACCCCGCCGTACGATCCGGCCGGCGGACGCGCCGATCGTCGCCGAGCGGCCCGGCTGCTCGGCCGGGAGCGCGGCAACGGCGACCTCGAGATCCTGCCGGGTCCTGGCGGCCAGCACCTGGTGCAACTGCTGCTCCAGCTCGTCGTGGGAGAGGTACCCGCCGGTGTACGCCGACTGCACGCGCTCCACTGCAGCGTTGCGGTCCACGTCCCCGATCGCGGGCGAGCGATCCTCTGGCACCGAAGTCACCGGATCACTGTAGTGGCAGGCCGCGCTCACGCAGCTGGGTCCGCAGGTCCGCGGCGCCGGTGAAGACCTCGGCATCGAGCCCGACCGCGCGCGCACCGTCGACGTTGTACGCCATGTCGTCGGTGTAGAACGTCCGCGCCGGGTCGAGGCCGAAGCGCTCGATCAGGATGCGGTAGATCTTCTCGTCCGGCTTCGCCGTCTGCTCGACCCCGGACACGATCTCTCCGTCGAAACGGGTGAGGATCGGGAACGCGTCCTTGGCGACCTCCCACTTCTCGCCGGAGAAGTTCGTCAACGCGTACGTCGGTACGCCGAGCGCCTGGAGCTCGGTGACCAACGCGGCGGTGTCCTCGAACACGCCCTTGACCATCTTCAGCCAGCCGGTGTCGTACGCCTCGATCCACTCGGCGTGCTCCGGGTGCAGGCTGGTCAACTCGGCGACCGCCTCCGCCCACGAACGCCCCTCGTCCTGCTTGTGGTTCCAGGCCGGCGTGGCCACGTTGGTCAGAAAGTGCGTCCGCTGCTCCTCGTCCGGGATCAGGTCGGCGTACAGGTACGTCGGACTCCAGTCCAGCAGCACCCCGCCGATGTCGAACACCACTACGTCGATCGTCCGCTCACTCATACCGGCAACCCTACGAGACCCGGTGCGAACGGTGCCGCGGCCTTCACGGTCCGCAGGACCGGGACGGTCTCGATCGCGGTGATGTGCTCGATCGCGCCGACGCGTTCGATCAGGTAGGTGTGCAGGGCGTTCGGGCTTGCACAGATCGCTTGCGCGACGAGGTTGGTCCGGCCGGTCGTCGCGGCGACGAACCCCAGCTCGTCGTGCTCGGCCAGCGCGCGACCGACGGCATCGAGGTGAGCGGGCGGCACGGACAGCCACAGCATCGCGCTGGTGGTGAAGCCGAGTGCGCCCGGGTCGACGTCGACATCGAAGTAGATCGCACCGCTCTGCTGCAGCTCCTCCATCCGCCGCGCGACGGTCGCAGCCGACCACCCCGTCCGTACGGCGAGGTCCGCATGCGTAGCCCGCCCATCCGCAGCAAGCCCAGCCAGCAACTTCCCGTCACCAGCATTCAGCCCTCGCACCGCTCCACGATCCGGTAATCCTGAGAAACCTCGGAGAGCGTTCTCTTGGGTTGCGGTGAGGCTCTTGGCGCGGCCGCGCCAGGCTGTTGGGCCGCCGACGTACAGGTGCAGCAGGTAGTGCGCGGAGACCGAGGTAATGCCGGCGGTTCGCGGGATGTCGTGCAGGAGTAGCGCGTTCCCGTCGGACTGGGTCGTGTGCACGATCGACACGATCTCGGTGCCGCCGGACGCCAGCTTGATCCAACTCGTGTCGGAACGCCGGGAGAGCGCTCCCGCAAGATCTTGCGCCGCGTGCGGGGCCGCAGTCAGACGGAGCAGCCACTGTGATCGCCCATCCATCTCCGGATCCGGCAGGCCGATCACCCGCAGCCCGGCCTCGGCCCGCAGCCGGTTGAACCGCCGCGCGAC
This Kribbella sp. NBC_00482 DNA region includes the following protein-coding sequences:
- the def gene encoding peptide deformylase; translated protein: MSVQPIRLFGDPVLITKADPVVDFDAELRRLVADLTDTMQDAPGSGLAAPQIGVGLRVFTYHVEGELGHLINPELTLSLEEQFGPEGCLSIPGLTFDCRRAQSVIAKGFNMYGDPVVIEGSDLLARCIQHETDHLDGVLFVDRLDRETRKQAMKAIRESDWSGLSGPPQLKVSPHPTNGFGL
- a CDS encoding C39 family peptidase, producing the protein MQQVTETSPGDVPLRSADTSAQAASMLRCFKLETENYCLGLGFVSQVPTGAQRHALMADPSLRTADETGQVSAEQDIATGDLTPAGFVSERAAMPKSQRVTAELDEMQAAWNGREKARELRELAESETPPPNPEPTPESTPTSTPVPTVEPTPVPTRTVPTVGTSTPVPSTPVAPIAAPASAYIMKGFQTSQEKGYWCGPATFQSIDWADDNQKDTQASWAKDLGSTTSGTAISAMVKQTNVKTAWPKSAGTYIVQNVSNWNAQTFFTVHQKHLGVYKAPVIEHVQLLKRYFPYLAFNHSGHYQVGRGYDKAKGTIAIFEVFNERRFNSRGNVTDGPKNIPASALFNATLANSFQNIGL
- a CDS encoding epoxide hydrolase family protein is translated as MPLHTSDVQTFEAHATDADLDDLRARLASARLPEAETVHGAPPGPRRWEQGVPLDDLVEVVNYWRTGYDWRSFEQRLDRIGQFRTTIDDLGIHFLHRRSARADATPLIMTHGWPDSIARFIDVVDELADPSDADAPAFHVVVPSLPGFGYSDKPATTGWGTEKIAAAWVELMGRLGYSKFLAHGGDWGGNITTVLGGRFPAHVLGIHTTFAEAPPGMTTDGLTAIEREWTEDTHDFWRRRAAYAKQQATRPQTIGYSLVDSPIGLLAWILDKFAEWSDTEDSPFERISRDRILDDVTLYWLTRTGASAARIYYESHNSLDPELRVDVPSALTMYPRDVEKCPRPWAQERYRQIVRWTTPDIGGHFPALEVPEYFVKDLQEGLAAVLATTR
- a CDS encoding CGNR zinc finger domain-containing protein, which produces MRDGFPDFRLGAVLATSFTGTLSERHGNSVERIPTPQRLVDWLTVSGLAVESCTPAQLDLARELRESIHAAATAAAIQDALPAAAVQVINDCSAQGRAAAVLTPGGQRRWQLGSASSVEDALGVIAADAISIIAGERDGRLALCASPTCQAAFFDTSQSRSRKWCDMNTCGNRQKKARFIAKSAQQPAL
- a CDS encoding DUF1707 SHOCT-like domain-containing protein, whose amino-acid sequence is MTSVPEDRSPAIGDVDRNAAVERVQSAYTGGYLSHDELEQQLHQVLAARTRQDLEVAVAALPAEQPGRSATIGASAGRIVRRGVWRVPRYLKVESMHGRVRLDLSQAQFEHGDVDIDLNVMHGGVKITLPRDAVVDFDAVRTEWKDTRYKPPRESTGDGPRVRITGVMGFGRLKIRHARR
- a CDS encoding HAD family hydrolase, giving the protein MSERTIDVVVFDIGGVLLDWSPTYLYADLIPDEEQRTHFLTNVATPAWNHKQDEGRSWAEAVAELTSLHPEHAEWIEAYDTGWLKMVKGVFEDTAALVTELQALGVPTYALTNFSGEKWEVAKDAFPILTRFDGEIVSGVEQTAKPDEKIYRILIERFGLDPARTFYTDDMAYNVDGARAVGLDAEVFTGAADLRTQLRERGLPLQ
- a CDS encoding Lrp/AsnC family transcriptional regulator codes for the protein MVDATDRALVHALQLDGRAPYSRIGEVLGVSTQTVARRFNRLRAEAGLRVIGLPDPEMDGRSQWLLRLTAAPHAAQDLAGALSRRSDTSWIKLASGGTEIVSIVHTTQSDGNALLLHDIPRTAGITSVSAHYLLHLYVGGPTAWRGRAKSLTATQENALRGFSGLPDRGAVRGLNAGDGKLLAGLAADGRATHADLAVRTGWSAATVARRMEELQQSGAIYFDVDVDPGALGFTTSAMLWLSVPPAHLDAVGRALAEHDELGFVAATTGRTNLVAQAICASPNALHTYLIERVGAIEHITAIETVPVLRTVKAAAPFAPGLVGLPV